Proteins encoded by one window of Lathyrus oleraceus cultivar Zhongwan6 chromosome 1, CAAS_Psat_ZW6_1.0, whole genome shotgun sequence:
- the LOC127075920 gene encoding cinnamoyl-CoA reductase 1: MANQNREEVVCVTGANGFIGSWLVQTLLHKQNPHYTIHATIFPGSDPSHLFTLHPEAQSRITIFPVNILDSIAVYNAIQNCSGVFHVASPCTLEDPTDPQKELLEPAVHGTLNVLEASKRAGVKRVVLTSSISAMIPNPNWPENKPIDESSWTDVEYCSSRGKWYPVSKTKAEKAAWEFREKHDGDGGIDVVAIHPGTCLGPLLQKEMNASSAVLQRLMMGFKDTQECYWLGAVHVKDVASAHVLVYETPTAAGRYLCTNGIYQFSSFAKIVSQLYPHFPIHSFPDETQPGLTPCKDAAKRLIDLGLVFTPIQDAITEAAESLMAKGFLQRTLSPSQN; this comes from the exons ATGGCTAACCAAAACAGAGAAGAGGTGGTATGCGTTACCGGAGCAAACGGTTTCATCGGTTCATGGCTAGTTCAAACCTTATTACACAAACAAAACCCGCACTACACAATCCACGCCACAATCTTCCCTGGTTCCGATCCTTCCCATCTCTTCACACTCCATCCTGAAGCACAATCTCGCATCACCATCTTCCCCGTTAACATCCTCGACTCCATCGCCGTCTATAACGCCATCCAAAACTGCTCCGGCGTCTTCCACGTCGCATCCCCCTGCACTCTCGAAGACCCAACCGATCCACAAAAAGAACTTCTAGAACCCGCTGTCCACGGAACCCTAAACGTCCTAGAAGCATCGAAACGCGCGGGAGTAAAGCGCGTGGTACTCACCTCCTCCATTTCAGCCATGATTCCAAACCCTAACTGGCCGGAAAACAAACCGATCGACGAATCTTCCTGGACGGACGTTGAGTACTGTTCATCGAGAGGGAAGTGGTATCCGGTATCGAAAACGAAGGCGGAGAAAGCCGCGTGGGAGTTTCGTGAGAAGCACGACGGGGACGGTGGTATCGACGTGGTGGCGATTCATCCGGGGACTTGTTTGGGACCCTTGCTTCAGAAAGAGATGAATGCGAGTTCTGCTGTGTTGCAGAGGTTGATGATGGGGTTCAAGGATACACAGGAGTGTTATTGGTTAGGTGCTGTTCATGTTAAAGACGTTGCTAGTGCTCATGTTTTGGTTTATGAAACTCCAACTGCTGCTGGTAGATATCTTTGTACTAATGGTATCTATCAGTTTTCTAGTTTTGCTAAAATTGTCTCTCAATTGTACCCTCATTTTCCTATTCACAG TTTCCCGGATGAAACTcaacctggtttgacaccatgTAAAGACGCAGCAAAGAGGCTCATAGACTTGGGATTAGTCTTCACACCCATTCAAGATGCTATTACAGAAGCCGCGGAAAGCCTTATGGCTAAAGGATTCCTGCAGAGAACACTCTCACCCTCACAGAATTGA
- the LOC127075908 gene encoding probable methyltransferase At1g29790, with protein sequence MGNETQDQQYSKKLPSYNQQTHTQTQKHKLKSFMLIIFTNLELNSTKAQLAASHTILSELHQRLNSTNLLVQALLIDLTHEQEKQPNLADENPLTVNLRNDDSTISDELNVALGPHKLPFGYSPKIGSGEIHMPIGEACLRLHEELKQYMTYDIGGECPGDDVLAQGLMLKGCEPLPRRRCHTKSPTNYVEPTPLPGSLWTIPPDTSIIWESYSCKSYRCLIDRKNEPGSYDCKGCFDLEKEEKIKWIFDDGGLDFGIDQVLAAKTAGTIRIGLDIGGGTGTFAARMKERNVTIITSTLNLDGPFNNMVASRGLIPMYITVSQRFPFFENTLDIVHSMDVIGNWMPDTMLEFLLYDIYRVLRPGGLFWLDHFFCFGSQFNKTYVPMFDQVGFNKLRWHVEVKPDPAVRRNVWYISALMEKPMF encoded by the exons ATGGGGAATGAAACTCAAGATCAACAATACTCAAAAAAGCTTCCATCTTATAATCAGCAGACCCATACTCAAACTCAAAAGCACAAGCTGAAGTCTTTTATGCTAATCATATTTACCAACCTT GAACTCAACTCCACCAAAGCTCAACTAGCTGCAAGCCACACAATCTTATCCGAGCTGCATCAGAGACTCAACTCAACTAACTTACTTGTCCAGGCTCTGCTTATTGATCTTACCCACGAACAAGAAAAGCAACCCAACCTTGCAGATGAGAATCCTTTGACTGTGAATCTCAGAAACGATGATTCCACTATATCTGATGAGCTTAATGTTGCACTTGGCCCTCACAAGCTCCCTTTCGGATACTCGCCAAAGATCGGTTCAGGTGAAATTCACATGCCTATTGGTGAAGCCTGTTTGAGGCTACATGAGGAGTTAAAGCAATATATGACATATGACATTGGAGGAGAATGTCCTGGAGATGATGTACTTGCGCAAGGACTCATGCTCAAAGGATGCGAACCATTACCTCGTCGGAGATGCCACACGAAGTCTCCTACAAACTATGTAGAGCCAACGCCTTTGCCGGGTAGTCTTTGGACGATTCCACCGGACACAAGCATCATATGGGAGTCCTATAGTTGTAAAAGCTATCGATGTCTTATTGATAGAAAGAATGAGCCAGGTTCTTATGACTGCAAAGGTTGCTTTGACTTAGAGAAAGAAGAGAAGATTAAGTGGATCTTTGATGATGGTGGACTTGATTTTGGAATAGACCAAGTTCTTGCAGCAAAAACAGCCGGAACCATTCGGATTGGACTTGACATAGGTGGCGGAACCGGAACATTTGCAGCTAGAATGAAGGAGCGAAACGTGACGATCATTACAAGTACACTGAATTTGGATGGTCCATTCAACAACATGGTTGCATCAAGAGGTTTGATACCAATGTATATTACCGTCTCTCAAAGGTTTCCGTTCTTCGAAAACACACTGGATATTGTGCATTCTATGGATGTCATTGGCAATTGGATGCCAGACACCATGCTTGAGTTTTTGTTGTATGATATATACAGGGTGTTGAGGCCAGGAGGTCTATTTTGGCTTGACCATTTCTTCTGCTTTGGTTCACAGTTCAACAAAACTTACGTGCCAATGTTCGATCAGGTTGGATTCAATAAACTGCGATGGCATGTTGAAGTCAAACCTGATCCCGCGGTTCGGAGGAATGTATGGTACATTTCAGCTCTGATGGAAAAACCAATGTTTTGA
- the LOC127075900 gene encoding leucine-rich repeat receptor protein kinase HPCA1, which yields MGERILVFLLFLFCYFFVVVVTKTSNEDYLALSAIKYEWNNTPPSWERSQDPCGGRWEGIECSNSRVITISLSSMDLSGQLSSEIGSLSELQILVLSYNKDLTGPLPAEIGKLKKLKNLQLINCGFSGPIPDTIGNLQQLVFLSLNSNRFSGTIPASIGNLSSVNWLDLAENQLQGPIPISSGTTPGLDMLHKTKHFHFGKNKLSGNIPAQLFSSEMSLIHVLFESNKFTGSIPSTLGLVKTLEVVRLDNNSLSGPVPQNINNLTNVRQLFLSSNHLSGSLPSLSGMNVLSYLDMSYNQFDQSDFPSWLSNLQSLTTIMMEKTQLQGPIPVSLFSLVQLQTVMLKNNQLNGTLDIGTTISDQLGVIDLQTNFIEKFEPKIDVSKVEITLVENPYCDEAVKQTYCSIAKNNDSYTTPINNCVPVACISKQILSPNCKCAYPYTGTLTLRAPSFSDLGNKTVFDMLGFTLMESFRNHDKPVDSVSLSNPRKNVYQYLDLSLEIFPSDQDSFNRTGISGIGFMLSNQTYKPRADIFGPFYFIADEYDHYLNDSVIEEGPVKSSKSSNIGIIAGGAIGGCVLVVLLLLAVVYGFRQKNKAKREAKKSSLFQQWGPDESNSSIPQLKGARRFSFEEIQNCTKKFSQLNYVGSGGYGKVYRGTLLNGQLIAVKRAQKESIQGGLEFKTEIELLSRVHHKNLVSLIGFCFEQGEQILVYEYVINGTLTDALSGKSGIRLDWIRRLKIALGAARGLDYLHEHANPPIIHRDVKSTNILLDERLNAKVSDFGLSKPLGDGAKGYITTQVKGTMGYLDPEYYMTQQLTEKSDVYSFGVLMLELITARRPIERGKYIVKVVKNAIDKTKELNGLTEILDPVIDFKASLNSFEKFIDLTMKCVEESSSNRPSMNYALKEIENMLLLAGTNPNAESASTSSSYNASGNSMHPYENEYFDSSVVLPRA from the exons ATGGGTGAAAGAATTCTAGTGTTCCTACTCTTCCTTTTCTGTTATTTCTTTGTTGTTGTGGTAACAAAAACATCAAATGAGGATT ACCTTGCACTTTCGGCTATAAAGTATGAGTGGAATAATACACCGCCGAGTTGGGAGCGCTCGCAGGATCCTTGTGGTGGACGTTGGGAGGGCATTGAGTGCTCCAATTCGCGTGTTATCACCAT ATCATTGTCAAGCATGGATTTGTCTGGCCAGCTTTCATCAGAAATTGGATCACTTTCTGAATTGCAGATTTT GGTTCTGTCCTACAATAAGGATTTAACAGGACCGCTTCCCGCTGAAATCGGAAAACTGAAAAAACTGAAAAATTT ACAGCTTATTAACTGTGGCTTCAGTGGTCCTATCCCAGATACAATAGGAAATCTACAACAGCTTGTATTCCT ATCTTTGAATTCTAATAGATTTAGTGGAACAATTCCAGCTTCTATTGGTAATCTCTCAAGTGTTAATTGGCTAGACTTAGCAGAAAACCAGCTTCAGGGTCCTATCCCAATATCTAGTGGAACTACTCCCGGTCTCGATATGCTGCATAAAACAAAACACTT TCATTTTGGGAAGAATAAGCTTTCGGGAAATATTCCAGCTCAACTTTTTAGTTCTGAAATGTCATTGATACATGT GCTTTTTGAAAGCAACAAATTCACTGGCAGCATTCCATCTACACTTGGACTTGTGAAGACACTTGAAGTTGT CCGCTTGGATAACAATTCGTTAAGTGGACCTGTGCCTCAAAACATCAACAATCTTACAAACGTTAGACAATT GTTCCTTTCCTCGAATCACCTATCCGGTTCCCTGCCAAGCCTTTCTGGAATGAACGTCCTCAGTTACCT GGATATGAGCTATAACCAATTCGATCAATCAGATTTTCCATCATGGCTATCAAATCTTCAGTCTCTAACTACAAT AATGATGGAGAAAACACAACTTCAAGGACCTATTCCTGTTTCTTTGTTCAGCCTGGTTCAGTTACAGACAGT GATGCTGAAAAACAACCAGCTGAATGGAACTTTAGATATTGGCACGACCATTAGTGACCAACTGGGAGTCATTGATTTGCAGACTAATTTTATTGAAAAATTTGAACCAAAAATCGATGTCTCTAAAGTGGAGATAAC ACTCGTAGAAAATCCTTATTGCGATGAAGCAGTGAAACAAACCTACTGCTCCATTGCAAAAAACAATGACTCATATACAACGCCGATAAATAACTGTGTGCCAGTTGCCTGCATCTCGAAGCAGATATTAAGCCCGAATTGCAAATGTGCATACCCTTATACAGGAACTTTAACTCTTAGAGCTCCTTCTTTCTCTGACTTGGGAAACAAGACAGTGTTTGATATGCTAGGTTTTACTCTTATGGAGTCTTTTAGAAATCACGACAAACCTGTGGATTCAGTTTCTTTAAGCAATCCAAGGAAGAATGTGTATCAGTATCTTGATTTGAGTTTAGAAATATTTCCATCGGACCAAGATTCTTTCAACAGAACCGGTATTTCTGGCATAGGCTTTATGCTTAGCAACCAAACATACAAGCCCCGTGCTGACATTTTTGGACCATTTTATTTCATTGCTGATGAGTATGATCATTATCTGAATGATTCAG TAATAGAAGAAGGTCCTGTGAAATCTAGTAAATCCTCAAATATTGGCATCATCGCTGGAGGTGCTATTGGTGGTTGTGTCCTGGTTGTGTTATTACTCCTTGCAGTTGTTTACGGCTTCCGCCAAAAGAACAAGGCAAAACGAGAAGCTAAGAAAAGCAGTCTTTTTC AACAATGGGGCCCTGATGAGAGCAATAGCAGCATCCCACAGTTGAAAGGTGCGAGGCGCTTCAGTTTCGAAGAGATTCAGAACTGCACCAAAAAGTTTTCACAGCTCAATTATGTAGGATCTGGGGGTTATGGGAAG GTTTATAGGGGAACTCTTCTCAACGGACAACTAATTGCAGTGAAACGAGCTCAAAAGGAATCAATCCAAGGAGGGTTGGAATTCAAAACAGAGATTGAACTTCTATCAAGGGTCCACCATAAAAATCTTGTGAGCCTTATTGGTTTCTGCTTTGAGCAAGGCGAACAAATATTGGTTTATGAGTATGTTATAAATGGTACTTTGACAGATGCTCTTTCAG GGAAGTCAGGAATTAGATTGGACTGGATTAGAAGGCTAAAAATAGCCCTTGGTGCGGCTAGGGGGTTGGACTATCTTCATGAACATGCTAATCCTCCTATCATACATAGAGACGTCAAATCGACAAACATTTTACTCGACGAACGCTTGAATGCTAAAGTATCTGATTTTGGTCTCTCCAAGCCTTTGGGTGATGGTGCAAAAGGTTATATTACAACTCAAGTCAAAGGGACAATG GGCTACTTGGATCCAGAATATTACATGACACAGCAATTGACAGAGAAAAGTGATGTTTATAGCTTTGGAGTATTAATGTTGGAGTTGATAACTGCAAGAAGACCAATAGAAAGAGGGAAATATATCGTGAAAGTGGTTAAGAATGCGATTGACAAGACAAAAGAGTTAAACGGTCTTACGGAAATCCTTGATCCTGTCATTGATTTTAAGGCATCATTGAACAGTTTTGAAAAATTTATAGATCTTACGATGAAATGTGTTGAAGAGTCAAGTTCAAATAGGCCTTCAATGAACTATGCACTGAAAGAAATTGAAAACATGTTACTGTTGGCTGGCACAAACCCTAATGCTGAATCAGCTTCTACTTCATCTAGCTATAATGCTAGTGGAAATTCTATGCATCCTTATGAAAATGAGTATTTTGATTCAAGTGTGGTACTTCCACGTGCGTAA